One Hordeum vulgare subsp. vulgare chromosome 4H, MorexV3_pseudomolecules_assembly, whole genome shotgun sequence DNA window includes the following coding sequences:
- the LOC123447510 gene encoding coniferyl alcohol acyltransferase-like gives MANDSARVRVIRRSTVKASVTRPGAVLPVSNLDLLYYPMPLSMVCAYRRPSTGGGGFVDVVATFEAKLPSLLDHFFHLAGRIVADPRSGLPEVHCYNQGAELVVGEVGVALASLHFGDLDASLARIGVPVQYGADVALSVQLVLFACGGFVVAWSTNHGLADGCALSMIVDAWPEVVRSGTIVAAPNYDRSVFCPRAAPSYGPSVGELFMPLASDRLVNSLTAGGSLVGRTYYVEERDLAMLRVQASGDGERGASRVEAVSAYLWKVFAATVGSSDENCRMGWWVNGRRRLTTAPGEAMRSYVGNVTTFAVAEASVDAIQRQSLPEIASMMRESIRSTATDEHFQELVDWVEEHKGNDNGKAAVKFVETATVGLGSSAMGVTSFASFSIYTDFGFGRAAMVMPTWVDCGRLCSGFVKIMARPEDDGGGGCWIFGMSVWPKLAAALDSDEQRIFKPLTAEYLGLVSAEN, from the coding sequence ATGGCAAACGATTCTGCGCGCGTCCGAGTGATCCGCAGGAGCACCGTGAAGGCCTCCGTCACGCGGCCCGGCGCCGTGCTTCCCGTCTCCAACCTCGACCTGCTGTATTACCCCATGCCGCTCTCGATGGTCTGCGCCTACCGCAGGCCCTCGACGGGCGGCGGTGGCTTCGTCGACGTCGTTGCCACCTTCGAGGCCAAGCTGCCGTCCCTGCTGGACCACTTCTTTCACCTCGCTGGCCGCATCGTGGCCGACCCGCGCTCAGGTCTCCCGGAGGTGCACTGTTACAACCAGGGCgcggagctcgtcgtcggcgagGTCGGCGTGGCGCTGGCCAGCCTGCACTTCGGCGACCTGGACGCGTCGCTGGCGAGGATCGGCGTCCCCGTCCAGTACGGCGCGGACGTCGCGCTGTCGGTGCAGCTGGTGTTGTTCGCCTGCGGCGGGTTCGTCGTAGCCTGGAGCACCAACCACGGCCTCGCGGATGGGTGCGCGCTGTCCATGATCGTTGACGCGTGGCCTGAGGTCGTGCGGTCCGGGACGATCGTCGCTGCCCCGAACTACGACCGCTCCGTGTTCTGCCCTCGCGCTGCGCCGTCGTACGGCCCTTCGGTGGGCGAGCTGTTCATGCCGTTGGCGAGCGATCGTCTCGTCAACTCCCTCACGGCCGGCGGCTCCTTGGTCGGCCGCACCTACTACGTGGAGGAGCGAGACCTCGCCATGCTGCGCGTGCAGGCGAGCGGCGACGGGGAGCGCGGCGCGAGCCGCGTCGAGGCGGTGTCTGCGTACCTGTGGAAGGTGTTCGCCGCCACCGTGGGTTCGTCCGACGAGAATTGCCGCATGGGCTGGTGGGTGAACGGGCGACGGCGTCTCACCACCGCGCCGGGGGAAGCCATGCGCAGCTACGTCGGCAACGTGACGACGTTCGCGGTGGCGGAGGCGAGCGTGGACGCGATCCAGCGGCAGTCGCTCCCGGAGATCGCGTCGATGATGCGCGAGTCGATCAGGTCGACGGCCACCGACGAGCATTTCCAGGAGCTGGTGGACTGGGTTGAGGAGCACAAGGGCAACGACAATGGCAAGGCTGCGGTGAAGTTCGTGGAGACGGCGACCGTCGGGCTGGGCAGCTCGGCGATGGGCGTGACGTCGTTCGCGTCCTTTAGCATCTACACGGACTTCGGATTCGGGCGCGCCGCCATGGTGATGCCTACGTGGGTTGACTGCGGGAGGCTGTGCTCCGGCTTCGTGAAGATCATGGCGCGTCCGGAggatgacggtggtggtggttgctGGATCTTCGGCATGTCCGTTTGGCCGAAGCTCGCCGCGGCGTTGGACTCCGACGAGCAGCGCATCTTCAAGCCTCTCACCGCCGAGTATCTCGGCCTCGTGTCAGCAGAAAATTAG